In Kiritimatiellaceae bacterium, the genomic window TCTGACGGTTGGTGAACATGATTTTTCCGCCGCCGAGTTTATCGGCCAGCCGCGAAATGATTCTGGACTGCGCCGTCTTTAGCTCCGAGCGCGGAATCATTACTCGCACGACGCTTAGTCCGGCCTGTTTCTGTGGAATGATTTCCTGACCGTTCAGTAGCATTCTTCCAATGTTTGGAAGCGGATTTTTGGCATATTCGATTTGCTCAAGTCCGGTGATGCCACGCTCCTTCAGAATGTCCATGACGACATCGCCGAAGCCTTTGGCGCCCATCTTATCGACGACAATTTTCAGGCGGGAGAAGGCGCGGTTGCGCCGGTCGCCGTGACGGCGAAACGCTTCCACGGTGGCGCGGGCGACCGGCAGTACCAATTCTTCCGGCACCCAGTCAAAAATTACTTTGGCCAGATAGGGACGAGCGCCGAGTCCGCCGCCGGCATGGAATTTCCAGCCGACTGTGTCGCCGCGTTTTACCGGCACCCAGCCCTGGCAGTTCATCAGCGTCTGCGCGCCTGCTTCGTTGGCGAACGCTACGCTGATCTTGTGTTTGCGCGGAAGGTTGCGCTGTAAATCGCGGATTTCATGGTCGGTCGCCAGCATTTGGATGATTTTGTGCGAGTCGCCGATCTGTTCTTGAGCGACGCCTGCCAGCGATGAGCCGATGATATTGCGCGGTACGTCGCCGCAACCGTTCTTGGTGGTGATGCCGACTTCAGCCATGCCTTCGATAATTTTATAAATGTCCTCTTTGCGGATCCAGTGGTACTGAAGCGTCTGGCGGGTGGTGATGCACAGCTCGCCTTGCGCGAATTCTTCAGCCAGATCAATCGCGCGGTTAAACTGCGCGGTTGTCATCAGTCCGCCAGGGGTGACGACACGGATCATAAAAAAGCTAGGCTGAAGCTGGTGGTAAACGCCACTCCATTTAAACATCGCCAGCTCGTTCGGCGTGATTTGATCAAAAGGGCGGGTGGCAATCTCGCGGAAATCGAAGTCCGGGTTGATTTCGAGTTTATCGCGTTCGACCTGCGTTAATTCCGGTTGTGCTGTCATCAAATTATTTCCCCCAAGTTGCCGCCGGATAATTCACTGGCCAACTCTTCTATTTTTTCTCATCCTGCGCACGGGTTTTCGGGTGTTGACTTCGACTTAAAAGTCATATACCTAAAACGTGATAGTATTTATCACTAAAAGAGATAGAACCATGTCTGGAGCGCCATTGTCAAAAAAAATGTTTCCGGCCGCCCTTATTTTAGAGGGACGGAAATGTCTGCTTGTCGGCGGCGGGCGGGTCGCCGTGCGGAAAGCCGCCAAACTGGCCGAGGCCGGCGCGGCACTGACGGTGGTGGCTCCGGAAATCAAACCGCCGATTAAAGCACTGTCCGGCATCAATTTGGTTGAGCGCTGTTTTGTCCCCGAAGACCTCGACGGAGCCTTTCTGGTTTTTGCTTTGACGGATAATCCGGTGCTTAACCGCCGGATTGTCGAACTCTGCCGCGAGAAGAAAATCCTCTGCTCGGCTGCCGACGGCAACTGGCCTGACGGCGATCTGATTCTGCCTGCCAGTTTCAGCGAAGACGGACTAACCGTTTCTGTCAGCACGTCAGGACGCTCCTGCCGCCGGTCGCGCCTTCTGCGCGAAAGCCTCAGCCGCCACGTCCGCTTTCTGCGCGACATCGATCTGATTGTCATCGGCGCGGATCACAGTACCGGCGGCTTTCAATCGGTGGAAAAACTGAAAGCCGCCCGGACGGAACTCGAAGAATTGCTGCCGTGTGTCTGGGGCGTTCATGAATTTATGATTCTAGATACCTGCAACCGCTTTGAAATCGTCGCGCTCATTTCTTCTGGCTCCTGCGCGGCGGTTGAAACTGTTTTACGGAAAACGTCCGACGTTTTTGTCTCCAGAGGAATGGACGCTTTCTGTCGGCTGGCCGAAACTGCCGCCGGACTCCGTTCACAGGCTTTCGGTGAAAGTCGTATCGTGGCTCAAATTAAACAGTCGCTCGCCGATGCACAGGAAAAAGGGTTTGCCGGAAGTTTTCTTCAAAACTGGACGGATACGGCTCTCCACATCTCTAAAGAAATCCGGCAAGTGACCGGTTCGTTGCTGCCTGCGCTGGAAACGGAAGATCTTGTTTCCCAGACCTTGAAGAGAAATCTTCCAGCCGTTGGAAAGGTTTTGATTATTGGTCGCGGCGAAATCGGACAGGGACTGGCGCGCCGCTTTCCGGATGCCGTCCAAATCAGCGGACGCTCTGACGATGAACTCCGTCAGCAACTGCCTCGCGCTGATGTAATCATTTGCGCCACCGGTAGCGCCGGTTTTCTCATCGACGAATCACACCGTCCGCTTTTGCGCGCCGGAGCTGTCCTGATTGACTTGTCCCTGCCGCGCAATATCAACCCGGAACTTCCCGGTGTCATCGGACTGAGCGCGTTGCGCGCCGCCGTACCGCCGGGAAATGCGGACGAACTTTTCGCAAAGGCCCGCGAAATAATCAATGCACACCGCGACGAATACGACCGGCTGGTGAAATTCCAATGAAACGACCGATCAAAACCGGAACACGCTCCAGCCGTCTGGCGCTCATCCAGACGGAATCCGTGCTCTGTCTTTTGCGCGAAAAGATTTCTGGTCTGGAATGGGAGCTTGCTCCCTTTTCCAGTCCCGGCGACCGCGACAAAATCGCCGATCTGACGACGGCGCCGGACGATTTTTTCACGCGCGACCTCGACGAAGCGCTGTTGGCCGGGTCCATCGACTGCGCCGTCCACAGCGCCAAAGATTTATCCGATCCATTGCCAGCCGGTCTGGATTTTTTCTGGATGCCCGACTCCGCCGATCCGCGCGACGTGCTGGTCGGGTCGCTGACGCCGCGTACCGTCGGCGTCAGCAGCGACCGCCGCGCCGCGTATGTAAAAAAAAGGTTTCCGTCGGCGGAAATCAAACCGCTGCGCGGAACCATTGAAGAACGGCTCGCGCAACTTGACGCCGGGAAATTCGATGTGCTTATCATGGCCGCCGCCGCGCTCCAGCGGTTGGGATTAGACGATCGAATCGCCGAATGGATTTCACCGGACGATCTTCCGGTTCCCGACGGGCAGGGCGCGCTGGCGCTGACTTTTCGTTCCGGCGACGAACGCTTTCTCCGGCTTCGCTCGCTCTTCATCAAACCGATTGTTTTTGTCGGCGCGGGCATGAATGCCGGACTTTGCACGCAGTCGGGCGTCGCGGCGCTCCGACGCGCCGAAGTCTGTCTGTACGACGCGTTGCTCGACGAAGCCCTGCTGGCCGAACTGCCGGAAACGGCCCGGAAAATTTTCGTCGGTAAACGTAGCGGACAGCACAGCAGGTCGCAGGATGAAATCTGTAAACTGATTGCCCGTTTCGCCCGGCAGGGAAAGCGCGTTGTGCGGTTGAAGGGCGGCGATCCCGGAATCTATGGACGGCTCGCCGAGGAAATTGATGCGCTCGACGCGCTTCAGCTTCCGTATCGCGTTGTTCCCGGCGTCAGCAGTTTAAGTTCAGCGACGACCGGAACCGGTCTTCTGCTCACACGACGTGGAACGGCTGACCGTTTTCGTGTGCTGACGGCAAAAACCGCCGACGGCGGCTCCGGCGAAACCATCGCGGTATTTATGGGAATTCAATCGCTGAAAGAAACAGCGGCGCGGCTTTTGGCTGAAGGATATTCTCCGAGCCTGCCGGTTTCGGTGGTGCTGGATGCGGGCGGTCCACAACAGCAAATCATTTCGGCACCGCTCGATGAAATCGCCGCGAAGATCGGGTCGACGGATTTGCCGGGGCTGGTTTTAATCGGCGAGGCCGCCGAATCAAAATTTATCTACCGCGCTCACGGTGCCTTGCGCGGCAAGCGCGTCTGGCTGACATGCAGTCGCGACGTTCAGCCGCGCGCCGCGCTGGCGGTTCTCGATTTCGGCGGTGTGCCGGTTCAACAGCCGCTGATTGAACTGGTGCCGGAAAAAGTTCCTCCGCTTGGAGTTTACGACTGGCTCATTCTGACTTCGCCGTCGGCGGTTCGCTGTCTGCTGGCGCAACTGGATGATTTGCGCGGCCTGCCGAAAATTATCTGCTGCGGTGAAGGCACTGCCGCCGCGCTGCGCGCTTTCCGGATTCAGACTGATGCGATGCCGCCGGGCGAATTTAATACCGCAGGCGTTCTGCGTACGGCGCTGGAAGTGATTCCTCCGGACGCGCGGATTTTACGTCTGCGCTCAGATCGCGCCGGAGAAAAACTTTCGGCTGAACTGCGTAAAACATTTTCACGCGTTGATGATGTCGTGATCTGCCGCAATCAGCCGGTGCGCTGTGAAATGCCCGGATGCGATGCTGTATTTTTTGCCAGCGTTTCGGCGGTGGAAAGTTTTGTCGAACAGTTCGGCGTTGGAAAACTGGCGGACAAAACGGTTGTTGTGATCGGCGCGCGCGATGCGGAGGCTTTGCGCTGTCACGGCGTCAGTAATCTTATTGCACCTCGCCGCGCCACGGTCGAAGATGCGGTTGCCGCACTTGCAGAATTTACGGTTCGAGGTGAAATTGAGAAATGACCAGCGAATGAATAAAATTTACGAATACATAGATAAGAGAACTGCAATGTTGATTCGTAGATTTTATTCATTCGCTGGTGCATATTTCCCGGGTTAAGAGAGAGGTTTAAAATGAGCAGATTTCCTGAAACCCGACTGCGGAGGTTGCGCCGCACGGAATCGTTGCGCCGGATGCTGGGACAGCCGTTGCCCGGGCCGGAAAAATTTGTCTGGCCGGTGTTCCTTCGCGAAGGCAAAAAAGTGGATGAGCCGATTTCCGCCATGCCGGGCCAGTCCCGCATGAGCGTCGATGTGCTGCTTAAAAAACTGGAACCGGTGGCAGAAAGCGGCGTCGGCGGCGTGCTTCTTTTCGGACTGCCTGATCCGGCGAAAAAAGATGCGAGCGGCTCAGAGGCCTTCAATGAAAAGGGCGCGGTTCAGCGGGCGATTCCGGCAATCAAAAAAGCGTTTCCGCAACTGACGGTTTTCACCGATGTCTGCCTGTGCGCTTATACCGATCATGGACATTGCGGTCCGCTGAATAAAGCCGGCGAAGTCGATAACGATGCTGCGCTGACAATGCTGCAAAAGGTGGCGCTTTCGCACGCCGCCGCCGGTGCCGACTGCGTCGCGCCGAGCGCGATGATGGATGGACAGGTTTTGGCGATTCGCGAAGCGCTCGACGAAGAGGAGCTGACCGACACGCTGATTATGAGTTATTCCAGCAAGTTCGCTTCATCCATGTACGGCCCGTTCCGCGAAGCGGAGCAGTCGGCTCCCGGCAAAGGCGACCGGCAGGGCTATCAGGCGCCGTACAACGATTTGCGGCAGGCACTGCGCGAATCGGAGTTTGATGAAGACGAAGGCGCGGATATTCTGATGGTCAAACCGGCACTCTTTTATCTCGATGTGATCCAACAGGTGCGCGAATCAACCGACCTGCCGGTGGCGGCCTACAACGTCAGCGGCGAATATTCTATGCTGATTGCTCAGGCCGAACGCGGCTGGGGCGATTTGCGCGCCATGGTGCGCGAAAGCACGGCGGCCATGCAGCGCGCCGGAACCGATATTTTCATCTCTTACTGGGCCAATCAATATGACCGCTTTTTCAAATGAAGAACTTTTTGAACGCGCGGAACGGGTAATCCCCGGCGGGGTGAACAGTCCGGTGCGCAGTTTCCGCTCGGTCGGCGGAACGCCGATTTTTATCGAGCGCGGCGCGGGATCAAAACTTTACACCTCCGACGGGCGCGAGCTGATTGATTTTTGTATGTCGTGGGGCGCGCTACTGTTCGGTCACGCCGATCCGGAAATTGTCGAAGCCGTTCAGAAAGCTGCGGTGGACGGTACCGGCTTCGGTGCGGCGACCCGGCGGGAAGTTTTGTTTGCCGAAAAACTTTGTTCGATGATTTCGTATGTGGAACAGGTGCGTTGTGTCAGCTCCGGCACGGAAGCGGTGATGACGGCGATCCGCCTAGCTCGCGGCGCAACGGGGCGGGATAAAATTCTGAAGTTCGACGGCTGTTATCACGGTCATTCCGATTCAATGCTTGTTTCTGCCGGAAGCGGGCTGCTGACCGGTGGACTGAGTTCCTCCGCTGGCGTTCCGGCGGCGGTGGCGGACGATACGCTGGTCGCACCGTACAATGACGTCGCGGCGGTGGAAGAAATTATGAAGCATTCCGGCGACCGGATCGCCGCGATTATCGTCGAGCCGGTGGCCGCCAACATGGGCTTGGTTTTGCCGGAGCCGGGATTTCTCGAAGCGCTGCGCGAGCTGACGGGCCGCTACGGCGCGTTATTGATTTTTGACGAAGTGATTACCGGCTTCCGGTTCGGGCCGACGACCTACGGCGCGCTGTGCGGAGTGGAACCTGATTTGACCTGTCTCGGAAAAATCATCGGCGGCGGATTGCCGCTGGCCGCGCTCGGCGGACGGCGGAAACTTATGGAACAGCTCGCGCCGCTCGGCCCGGTCTATCAGGCCGGAACGCTCAGTGGCAATCCGCTGGCCGTCGTCGCTGGGCTGACAACGTTAGAGAAAATCGGGCGAGATAATCCGTTTCCGAAGTTTGGAAACCGCGACGAGGGCGTCGCGTCTACGTTTCCAAGATTTGGAAATATCAGCGTTCAGGCAAAGGGAAGTGCCTTTACGGTTTTCTTCCGGAATGGATTGCCGCGGAATCTGGCGGAGGCGAAAGAGTGTGACACAAAGCGGTATGCCGCGTTTTTTCACGGAATGCTGGAACGCGGGATCTATCTGCCACCCGCGCAGTTTGAAACGGCTTTTATTTCTGCGACTCACACCGATGCCGATATCGCCGCGCTGGTTGCCTCGGCTACCGAGGTGCTGAGTCATGGCGCTTGAAAGAGCCTAGCTGTTTATCTATCCTCGCGGCATGCAAAAAACCTTCAGCCCGGTTCCGCTGGTACTTTTCGGAGTGCCGTTTCATAACGTGACATTCGAAGAGGCGATTCAGTGGACGGTTGACCGCGTTCGTTCCGGCAGGCCCGGCTATATCGCTACCGCCAATCTCGACTTTATTGTTCAGGCTCAGCACGACACCGAACTGCGCAACATATTGCGTGAAGCCGACCTTGTCATTGCCGACGGGTTTCCGCCGGTGAAGCTGGCGCCGTTTTTCGGTCCACCGCTTAAGGATCGCGTGACCGGCAGTGACATTACGCCGATGCTCGCCGAACGCGCCGCGAAGGAAGGAATTTCCATCTACGGTCTCGGTGCCGCCGAAGGCGTCGCCATGAAGGCGATGGCGGTGCTGAAAGGGCGGTATCCAAACCTGAAGATAGCCGGAGCGTGGTCGCCGCAGTACGCGCCGCTCGACAAAATGGATCACGCCGAAATCCTGCGCCGTCTGGCCGAGGCAAGGCCGGACATTCTGTTTACCGCCTTTGGTGCGCCGAAGCAGGACAAGTTTAACCACATGCATGTGAAGCACTGGAACGTTCCGGTGGCGATCGGCGTTGGCGGCACACTCGACTTTATAGCCGGTGTGCAGACCCGCGCGCCGGTTTGGGTTCAGAAGATGCAGTGCGAATGGCTTTGGCGGTGGGGCACTGATCCGAAACGGCTGACCAAACGCTACATTACGAATATCGGTTTTATGTTCCGCGCAATCGGACTGACGCTGGAACTGCGGCTGGGCCGGAACGTTCCGGCGAAGGTCGATTCGTCGGCTCCGCCGCTCGGAGCCGTGTATCATAAGTTCCAATGTTTGGAAGATTTGCCCGACGACTTATCCGGCAAAGTGATCATCGATCTGCGCGGTATCGAATGGCTCAACAGTCAGGAAATCGGCGCGTTGCTCGAACTCAGTAAGCGGGTTGAAAAAGTTGTTTTACTCCACGCCGGTTCAAAAATTCGGAAGCTGTTTGAATTCTCTAAACTCACCGACCGCCTCCCGCTCGCTGGAACCTGTGCTGAGGCACTTACTCTGTTTCGTTAGCTTATGAGAGGGTCGTCTGGCGAATCGTCGTTCAGACTTCGTCATCAACAAGGATTTTTTTCAGAATCTGTTCACCAATTTCCCACGCTTTATCCCATTCTCTCAATGGAGCCTCATAAACGACCTGATAAAGTGTTCCGGTTTGATCGTTTGCCATCAGTAAATTGTAAATACGGATAGCAGTTTTTCCTTTCGGCGCATCGATGTACTGATACCGCACCGTATAAAAAGGGCCTTGAGGGCCGGAGCTTTCGCGTTCTAAAGGACATTTCTTTTTCATTTCCTTGAGCATAGCGTCGGCAAATTTTGAAGGTGGAACCTTTCCTTGAGGTTTGGTGCTTACATTTTGTGTAGATATAAATGTCAGTCCTGTTTCAAAACTGCCGTTTTTATCGATATCCTCTTTGCTGACGGCCCATAAATTTTTATCGCCAGCTCCTTGATGTTTCACGTGCCAGCCATCAGGCACCAGCAGGGCGGCTTTAATGACATCAAGTTTATGCCACGTATATCCTTCTGGTGGTTTCGGCAATTGCCCAAAGCTCGCTAATGGAAGTAGCAATACCATTGATAGTATTAACCTGCTTATTTTTTTCATTTCATTCCTTAATTGTTGAGTTGACTGTTAGAGGGATTCTTTTTTCTCGGCGCGCCGTTCGCGGAAAAACCCCTGAAGAAGAGATTTACATTCAGCTTCAAGGACGCCGGTTTGGATTTCGACGCGGTGGTTGAGGTCGGCGTGGTCGAGAATTTCAAACTTGGAGCGGGCGCCGCCGCGCTTCGGATCGTCAACGGCCCAGACGACTTTTTTGAGCCGGGCGAGAACGATAGCACCGGCGCACATCGGGCAGGGTTCTTTGGTGACGTATAGGACGGCATCGGTCAGTCGCCAGTTTTCGAGCGCGGCGGCGGCCTGCGTAATGGCGAGGATTTCGGCGTGGGCGGTCGGATCTTTGAGCAGTTCGGTTTGGTTGTGCGCTTTGCCGAGGATTTGTCCGTCTTTGACGATGATGGCGCCGCAGGGCACTTCGCCCGCCTCGGCGGCGCGCTCCGCTTCGCGCAGTGCCATCCGCATGTAGATCACATCGGCTGAAAAATCTTCGTTCATAATTTCCGGTTTCAGTTGTTTGCGTCGCCGGATTTTTTTGTGTGTCGGACGAAGGCGATGGCACGGTTCATTTTCCGGTAGCGCATCACGCCAATGATGCCGGTGACGATGCCGGTCGGGATGCAGGCGATTCCGACAGCCCAGAACCAACTTTGATCGGCGAAGTGCATGATGGATGTTCCGGCGATAATCAGGGCGACGGCGGAACGCAGATAAGCCAGAAGTGTCCGCTCGTTTGCCAGCAGCGTCCGGTCAATGGCCAGTTCATCCCGCAGGATCAGGTCGTCGCTTTCAAATTTCGAATACGGTTTATCACTCATTTAACAGGGCTCCTTTCAATACTGGCGCGCGCGGCATCGAGCTTGTGAAAAAAATTCTGCTCGCCGATTTCTTTCGTCAGGCCGGAACGATCCAGAACTCTTCGTACCGGCGCTTTGACGCCGGAAAAAAACAACTGAATGCCGCTGTTGCGCAACCGTGAAACGATGTTGCCGAGCATTTCCTCGCCCGAAGCGTCAATGGCATTGATTCCCTGACAGTCCACCGCGATAAATTTTGCGCCAGGATATTCTTCGCGGAGACGGAAGATATGTTCCTCGAAATAAGTCGTGTTGGCAAAATAAAGCCGTCCGTCAAAACGCACCGACGGCATGATCGGATCGACGGTCAGGTTGTGCTTCTGGGCGTCGCGGTAGGTTCCGTCCTCGTGGCGGCCCAGTACGGCGACGTTCGGTTTCATGGTGCGGTACAGATACATTATGATTGAAAGTCCGGCACCGAAAATAATCCCTTTGTCCATGTCGGGAGCCATTGAGAGTGTTGCAACAAAGGTTGCAACGCCAGCTGCACCGTCGGTTCGGCTGACTTTGAAATAGTGAGCGAATTTTTTGAAATGGAGCAGGTTAAGTACGGCGGCAATAATGACGGCGGCCAGCGCGGCCTGCGGCAGGAAGAAGATCAGCTTGGTGAAGAACATCAAAAACAGCAGCACGAACAGTCCGGCAAACACAGCGCTCAGGCCGGTTTTTGCGCCGGAGGCATCGCTCAGGGCAGAGCGGGAAAAAGAACCGCTGACCGGGTAGCCGCCGGTGAATGCCGATGTAAGCGAAGCCAGTCCCTGGCCGACTGTTTCCTGACAAATGCTCAGCTTCTGTTTGTTTTTAGCGGCCAGCGCGTTGGCGACCGAGCACATTTCCATGAAGCCGACAAAGGCGATTACCGCCGCACCGGGGAGCAGTTTTTTGACGGTTTCCCAATCGGGACTGATCAGCGTGAAACGCGGACATCCGGACGGAATTAAGCCGACTACGCTGACCGGCTTCGCGAGTTCATTCAGTTTGAAAAAATAGACGGCCAGACTGGTGAGGATCATGACGGTTAATGCGGCGGGTACTTTCGGCCAAAGCTTTTTCAGGCCGAGCAGAAGAGCCAGTGAGCCGACGCCGATGATCAGCGTGGGAATGTGTGCGTGGTTGAGCTCTAAAACTTCGTATTTCCAGAGGTTGGAAAAAAAATGGCCGCTGCCCGGCATGCTGATGCCGGATATTTTACTTAGCTGTGAGGCCGCAATAATGATGGCTCCGGCGTGAATGAAGCCTTCGATCACCGGACGGGAGAGAAAGTTTACGACGAACGTAAGGCGTCCGGCGGCGATAATCAGCCAGATGATTCCGACGATGAAGGCCAGCAGTCCGGCCAGCCGGAAATATTCTTCCGGACTGATTGCGCCGAAGGTTGCCAGCGCTGTGGCGGTCAGCAGTGAAACCATTGCGACCGGGCCGGTCTGGAGATAATTGGATGATCCCCACAGAGCGCCGACGATGGCCGGCAGAAAGGCTGCGTACAGACCGACATAGGGCGGAAGTCCGGCCAGATTGGCGTAGGCCATGGATTGGGGAATGAGCACCAGCGCAACGGTCAGCCCGGCGATAAAATCTGCGCGGACGGTCTCTTTGGAAACGGGCCACTTAAGGAACGGGAATATTTTTTTCAGCATAGAACCTCTCAAATGGGGGTGAATGTGGGCAAAAAACCGAGGTTGTTCAAACAAAATCTAGGCGCAGTCGATCCGAACTTCGGAATGAAGTTCTTGTAGGAAGCCGAACAATTCAGCTATGGTCAAAAAGAATGATTGAGCCGCCTCCCGAGGCGGGTACTTTAGGTGAAGGTGATGATAAAAATACTTAGAAAAGCGTTTGTGTTGGGGCTTCTGCTGGCGGCCATCGGGGTTCGCGCGGAAACCAATCAGACCGTGGCGGTGGCGGCCTGTCCTCATTGTGGCTTTGTGCAAACGAACCAGACGGTAGCGCTCATTCCGGCGGCTGTTGAGCCCGCGGAGATCGTTAAGTCGGCAACGACCAACGACTGGAAGGCGAGTATCTATGGCGGTTTTTCCGCCCAGAGCGGCAACAAGACTTCCAGCTCGTACAACTACGGCGGCGACTACAGTCGGCAGGGCAAGATTTATCGCGGCAAACTGAAATTGGATGGAAAATACAGCAAGAGTGAGGATGAGGTTACCGTTTCAAAAACGGAAGCTTCCGGTGAAATGCGCCGGATGCTCGATGAACGCTGGTTCGCCTACGGGTTGCTGTCCGCATTGAATGACGGGCTTAAGGATCTCGATTACCGCGTAAAAACCGGTCCGGGGTTGGGCTATTATTTTTCCGACACTAAGGATTTAACGTCTGACATCAGCTCTGGCCCGCTTTATGTGTCCGAACAGAAATCGGGAACCCGGAGCGGTTATTTGGCGTGGCGGTTTGCGCAGGGACTCAG contains:
- a CDS encoding nitrite/sulfite reductase, translated to MTAQPELTQVERDKLEINPDFDFREIATRPFDQITPNELAMFKWSGVYHQLQPSFFMIRVVTPGGLMTTAQFNRAIDLAEEFAQGELCITTRQTLQYHWIRKEDIYKIIEGMAEVGITTKNGCGDVPRNIIGSSLAGVAQEQIGDSHKIIQMLATDHEIRDLQRNLPRKHKISVAFANEAGAQTLMNCQGWVPVKRGDTVGWKFHAGGGLGARPYLAKVIFDWVPEELVLPVARATVEAFRRHGDRRNRAFSRLKIVVDKMGAKGFGDVVMDILKERGITGLEQIEYAKNPLPNIGRMLLNGQEIIPQKQAGLSVVRVMIPRSELKTAQSRIISRLADKLGGGKIMFTNRQNIELHDVPDANVPALLEALHAAGFRTSGHEHLPDIVACVGTTMCKMAVSDSPDAYRRLYAALAGDEKYWKDVGPLRINITGCPNNCAHAWIADIGLRGRRTRNESGGSTEGYTVFVGGKLSEAGKIGEPLCDADSAEIVPAVKKILNAYLKHRNSQNELFTDFCERIEIEAFRAFIASE
- the hemB gene encoding porphobilinogen synthase; the encoded protein is MSRFPETRLRRLRRTESLRRMLGQPLPGPEKFVWPVFLREGKKVDEPISAMPGQSRMSVDVLLKKLEPVAESGVGGVLLFGLPDPAKKDASGSEAFNEKGAVQRAIPAIKKAFPQLTVFTDVCLCAYTDHGHCGPLNKAGEVDNDAALTMLQKVALSHAAAGADCVAPSAMMDGQVLAIREALDEEELTDTLIMSYSSKFASSMYGPFREAEQSAPGKGDRQGYQAPYNDLRQALRESEFDEDEGADILMVKPALFYLDVIQQVRESTDLPVAAYNVSGEYSMLIAQAERGWGDLRAMVRESTAAMQRAGTDIFISYWANQYDRFFK
- the hemL gene encoding glutamate-1-semialdehyde 2,1-aminomutase yields the protein MTAFSNEELFERAERVIPGGVNSPVRSFRSVGGTPIFIERGAGSKLYTSDGRELIDFCMSWGALLFGHADPEIVEAVQKAAVDGTGFGAATRREVLFAEKLCSMISYVEQVRCVSSGTEAVMTAIRLARGATGRDKILKFDGCYHGHSDSMLVSAGSGLLTGGLSSSAGVPAAVADDTLVAPYNDVAAVEEIMKHSGDRIAAIIVEPVAANMGLVLPEPGFLEALRELTGRYGALLIFDEVITGFRFGPTTYGALCGVEPDLTCLGKIIGGGLPLAALGGRRKLMEQLAPLGPVYQAGTLSGNPLAVVAGLTTLEKIGRDNPFPKFGNRDEGVASTFPRFGNISVQAKGSAFTVFFRNGLPRNLAEAKECDTKRYAAFFHGMLERGIYLPPAQFETAFISATHTDADIAALVASATEVLSHGA
- a CDS encoding WecB/TagA/CpsF family glycosyltransferase, with product MQKTFSPVPLVLFGVPFHNVTFEEAIQWTVDRVRSGRPGYIATANLDFIVQAQHDTELRNILREADLVIADGFPPVKLAPFFGPPLKDRVTGSDITPMLAERAAKEGISIYGLGAAEGVAMKAMAVLKGRYPNLKIAGAWSPQYAPLDKMDHAEILRRLAEARPDILFTAFGAPKQDKFNHMHVKHWNVPVAIGVGGTLDFIAGVQTRAPVWVQKMQCEWLWRWGTDPKRLTKRYITNIGFMFRAIGLTLELRLGRNVPAKVDSSAPPLGAVYHKFQCLEDLPDDLSGKVIIDLRGIEWLNSQEIGALLELSKRVEKVVLLHAGSKIRKLFEFSKLTDRLPLAGTCAEALTLFR
- a CDS encoding nucleoside deaminase, translating into MNEDFSADVIYMRMALREAERAAEAGEVPCGAIIVKDGQILGKAHNQTELLKDPTAHAEILAITQAAAALENWRLTDAVLYVTKEPCPMCAGAIVLARLKKVVWAVDDPKRGGARSKFEILDHADLNHRVEIQTGVLEAECKSLLQGFFRERRAEKKESL
- a CDS encoding DUF202 domain-containing protein, giving the protein MSDKPYSKFESDDLILRDELAIDRTLLANERTLLAYLRSAVALIIAGTSIMHFADQSWFWAVGIACIPTGIVTGIIGVMRYRKMNRAIAFVRHTKKSGDANN
- the sulP gene encoding sulfate permease encodes the protein MLKKIFPFLKWPVSKETVRADFIAGLTVALVLIPQSMAYANLAGLPPYVGLYAAFLPAIVGALWGSSNYLQTGPVAMVSLLTATALATFGAISPEEYFRLAGLLAFIVGIIWLIIAAGRLTFVVNFLSRPVIEGFIHAGAIIIAASQLSKISGISMPGSGHFFSNLWKYEVLELNHAHIPTLIIGVGSLALLLGLKKLWPKVPAALTVMILTSLAVYFFKLNELAKPVSVVGLIPSGCPRFTLISPDWETVKKLLPGAAVIAFVGFMEMCSVANALAAKNKQKLSICQETVGQGLASLTSAFTGGYPVSGSFSRSALSDASGAKTGLSAVFAGLFVLLFLMFFTKLIFFLPQAALAAVIIAAVLNLLHFKKFAHYFKVSRTDGAAGVATFVATLSMAPDMDKGIIFGAGLSIIMYLYRTMKPNVAVLGRHEDGTYRDAQKHNLTVDPIMPSVRFDGRLYFANTTYFEEHIFRLREEYPGAKFIAVDCQGINAIDASGEEMLGNIVSRLRNSGIQLFFSGVKAPVRRVLDRSGLTKEIGEQNFFHKLDAARASIERSPVK
- a CDS encoding DUF481 domain-containing protein, with protein sequence MIKILRKAFVLGLLLAAIGVRAETNQTVAVAACPHCGFVQTNQTVALIPAAVEPAEIVKSATTNDWKASIYGGFSAQSGNKTSSSYNYGGDYSRQGKIYRGKLKLDGKYSKSEDEVTVSKTEASGEMRRMLDERWFAYGLLSALNDGLKDLDYRVKTGPGLGYYFSDTKDLTSDISSGPLYVSEQKSGTRSGYLAWRFAQGLSWQITDTFRWWTSMELDMNATEVASYLAVFRTGVDTKISGNLSLLIIFEDDYDSQPESKGNIEKNDASINTGLRYKF